One Lentibacillus cibarius DNA window includes the following coding sequences:
- a CDS encoding polysaccharide biosynthesis protein: protein MTFRTRLTLLIALDSIIVSAAIFAAAWIVYPNMDIVDTEPLFISAVALLLFHHLFASLYKLYNKVWSYASVGELMAIVKAVTLSVLAAGAVQYIVNDFTIFRRALVVTWMLHIILIGGSRFIWRIFRDRYITSGKNKKRTLIVGAGAAGSMIVRQLKHNPGSSELLPVAFVDDDSAKQRMQIYGIPVLGKAQDITAIVDNHAIDHIVIAIPSLTNGALNDLVRECHKANAKVQMIPKIEDIMTGKVSVSSLKNVEVEDLLGRNPVEMDMNTISDYVTDNTMMVTGAGGSIGSEICRQLIRFNPSRLILVGHGEFSIYTIEMEFKQNNPANDVEIIPVIGDVQDRKRMFEIVETYRPTIIYHAAAHKHVPLMEYNPHEAVKNNVIGTRNVAEAADSFGVNTFVLVSSDKAVNPTNIMGATKRAAEMVVQNLGTQSSTKFVAVRFGNVLGSRGSVIPLFKRQIEQGGPITVTDPEMTRYFMTIPEASRLVIQAGVLARGGEIFVLDMGDPVKIVDLAKNLIYLSGYSEDDIAIQFSGIRPGEKMFEEMLGEDEVYPEQVFEKIYIGKTNEVDITTVNRITQQLNDLSDDALRDRLLEAASTHKTIETIGS from the coding sequence ATGACCTTCCGAACGCGATTAACCCTATTAATCGCATTAGACTCTATTATCGTAAGTGCTGCCATTTTCGCAGCAGCCTGGATCGTCTATCCGAACATGGACATCGTCGATACAGAACCATTGTTCATAAGTGCCGTGGCGCTATTACTTTTTCATCACCTGTTCGCGTCACTCTATAAGCTATATAACAAAGTCTGGTCCTATGCCAGTGTTGGTGAGTTAATGGCGATTGTTAAGGCGGTGACGCTGTCGGTTTTAGCAGCTGGTGCCGTTCAATATATTGTTAATGATTTCACGATTTTCCGGCGCGCACTCGTTGTCACATGGATGCTACATATTATATTAATCGGTGGTTCCCGGTTTATCTGGCGCATATTCCGTGACCGGTACATAACATCAGGCAAAAACAAAAAACGCACGCTCATCGTTGGCGCCGGTGCGGCAGGCAGCATGATTGTCCGCCAATTAAAACATAATCCCGGCAGTAGTGAGTTATTGCCTGTTGCATTCGTTGATGATGACTCGGCAAAACAGAGAATGCAAATTTATGGCATTCCTGTGCTAGGGAAAGCACAAGATATCACAGCGATTGTTGATAATCATGCGATTGATCATATTGTGATTGCAATTCCGTCATTGACCAATGGCGCTTTGAATGATCTTGTCAGGGAATGCCATAAAGCCAATGCCAAGGTACAAATGATTCCCAAAATTGAGGACATCATGACCGGTAAGGTGTCTGTCAGCAGCCTGAAAAATGTTGAAGTCGAGGATCTCTTGGGACGTAACCCTGTTGAGATGGATATGAACACCATATCCGATTATGTGACAGACAATACGATGATGGTCACCGGAGCAGGGGGGTCGATCGGTTCAGAAATATGCCGGCAGTTAATCCGGTTTAATCCAAGCAGACTGATTCTCGTCGGTCACGGCGAATTCAGCATTTATACAATCGAAATGGAATTTAAGCAAAATAACCCTGCCAATGATGTCGAGATCATACCAGTTATTGGCGATGTGCAAGACCGTAAGCGGATGTTCGAGATCGTTGAGACATATCGACCAACGATCATCTATCATGCAGCGGCTCATAAACACGTCCCTTTAATGGAATATAACCCGCACGAGGCTGTGAAGAACAATGTCATCGGGACACGGAATGTGGCTGAGGCAGCCGATTCATTTGGCGTGAATACGTTTGTCCTCGTGTCGTCTGACAAGGCAGTCAATCCAACCAATATCATGGGAGCGACGAAACGTGCTGCTGAAATGGTCGTTCAGAACTTAGGCACGCAAAGCAGCACCAAATTTGTAGCTGTCCGCTTTGGCAATGTTCTTGGCAGCCGCGGCAGTGTGATTCCATTATTCAAACGCCAAATCGAACAGGGTGGCCCGATAACTGTCACCGATCCGGAGATGACACGCTACTTCATGACCATCCCGGAAGCATCACGCCTTGTTATCCAGGCAGGCGTATTAGCCAGAGGCGGCGAGATTTTTGTCCTGGATATGGGAGATCCAGTGAAAATTGTTGACCTGGCCAAGAACCTGATCTATCTGTCCGGGTATTCCGAAGATGATATCGCGATTCAGTTTAGTGGCATCCGTCCGGGTGAGAAGATGTTTGAAGAAATGCTTGGTGAGGATGAAGTTTATCCTGAGCAAGTATTTGAAAAGATTTATATCGGCAAAACAAATGAAGTTGACATCACAACGGTTAACCGTATCACCCAACAACTTAACGACCTCTCTGATGATGCGTTAAGAGATAGATTATTAGAAGCAGCAAGTACCCATAAAACAATCGAAACGATAGGCAGTTAA